The bacterium genome contains the following window.
TTTTAAATGGATCAAACAACATCTCAGAATAAAGGTCTTTTACGGAACTTCAGAAAATGCCGTAAGAACTCAAATATGGATAGCAATCTCGGTATATGTCCTTGCAGCTATCATAAAAAAGCGTCTCAATTTGGATCACAGTCTCTACACTATTTTACAGATTTTAAGCGTGAGTATATTTGAGAAAGAACCAATTTTACAAATACTTAATAAACAGGAATGTAAAATCCAAGAGACCAGCCCTTATAAGCAATTGTTATTATTTGACTAATAACCGGACACTAGTGATACATCCTTTATACCTGAGTCCTTCGCCCGGTGATATAATTTTCGAGCATCTTGTTGACTCGCTCAAGCTCGTTTGATTTTTCTTCGGTTTCCTTCAAAAGCTCCTCGATCCTCTGCTCGGCTAGTTTTCGTTCCGTGATATCTTTGAAAACGAGGCCGATTCCCATAGTGTCACCGTGATCGTTTTTAATATGGGAGAAGGAAGCCAGCACAAATTTCTTTTTATTATCCTTGGTAGTGATTTCAAATTCAAGGTCCCGTTTGGATGCAGTGCTTTTTACCATTTCCTGAAAGGATTCCTTCGTGCCGGAAGAATAGAACAGGTGGCCAAGATCAATATTGGCCATCTCATCGCGGGAATAGCCGGTGATTTTCGAGGATGCGGGATTTGCGGACAAAATCTGAGCTTCGGGATTGAGAATAATAATCCCGTCGAGTGATGTTTCGAACAGGTTCCGGTACCGCTCTTCGGATTCCCGGAGTTGACTTTCCAGCCTGGCCTTCTCCTGTTCAAAAAGCAACCGCTGTAAATTCTCTTTAATTACATAAGGAATGCGTTCAACGTAATTATCCTTCTTGATGACGTAATCGAAAGCCCCCTCTTTCATAATCTGGACAGCGATATCTTCACTCCCATGAGCAGTGATAATGATAACCGGCAAATCAGGCTTTATCTTCTTCAAGGAGCGCAGGACACTTAAGCCGTCCATTTCCGGGAGCGAGTAGTCGAGGAGGATAATATCGAATTCGTTTTCATTCTTGATCAGATCCAGGCACTCCTCGCCTGAAGAGACGTGAGTGAAGAAGTACTGCATGGTGCTTTTGTCCAAAACACGCTTGACCAGCTTGGCCTGAATCAAGTCATCTTCTACCAATAATATCCGGGGATTCTGGACTTGCATTGAGGTACTCTCCTTTCAGTAAATTATCTCATTGACTGTCAGCCAATAGTACTCGATAGAGCGAATTTTCTGGTTAAATTCATCATAATCCAATGGCTTGATAACATAGCTGTTGGCATGGTATTCGGAGCATTTCTCCAAATCGGTCCGGTTGCTGGAAGTAGTTAATATTACCACCGGGATGTGCTGCAACTGCGGTGATTGCTTGATCCTGCGCAGAATCTCAAGGCCATTGATTTTCGGCAGATTAATATCCAGCAGGATCAGGTGAGGGTAAACAAACTCCTCGCCCGATATCTCGGTATTCTGATTGAAAAGATAGTTAAAAACCGCTTCTCCATCTTTGATAACTGTTAACTGATTATTAAATCCACTTTTTTTTATAGCCCGTTCAACCAGTTTGATATGAACTGGATCATCCTCAACCAGGAGAATATTCATATAATTGTAAATCCTATCCAGGGGGTTGTCTTATATTTTTCTTACCGGAAGGGAAAAATAAAATGTAGACCCCTTTCCTTTTTCCGATTCAACCCAGACCCGGCCTTTATATCCTTCAATAATACGTTTGACAATGGTTAACCCGACTCCGGTGCTATTTGGATCCTTAACCTCATTGAGTGTCTGGAAAATATCGAAAATCTTCTGATGGTATTTCGGCTCGATACCGATCCCATTGTCCTGAACAGAGAAGATGTGGTAATTATCGCTGACTGTATGGTTAATGGTGATACTGGGATTCCGGTTATCTTCTCCCATGAATTTGACGGCAT
Protein-coding sequences here:
- a CDS encoding response regulator produces the protein MNILLVEDDPVHIKLVERAIKKSGFNNQLTVIKDGEAVFNYLFNQNTEISGEEFVYPHLILLDINLPKINGLEILRRIKQSPQLQHIPVVILTTSSNRTDLEKCSEYHANSYVIKPLDYDEFNQKIRSIEYYWLTVNEIIY
- a CDS encoding response regulator, translated to MQVQNPRILLVEDDLIQAKLVKRVLDKSTMQYFFTHVSSGEECLDLIKNENEFDIILLDYSLPEMDGLSVLRSLKKIKPDLPVIIITAHGSEDIAVQIMKEGAFDYVIKKDNYVERIPYVIKENLQRLLFEQEKARLESQLRESEERYRNLFETSLDGIIILNPEAQILSANPASSKITGYSRDEMANIDLGHLFYSSGTKESFQEMVKSTASKRDLEFEITTKDNKKKFVLASFSHIKNDHGDTMGIGLVFKDITERKLAEQRIEELLKETEEKSNELERVNKMLENYITGRRTQV